From Musa acuminata AAA Group cultivar baxijiao chromosome BXJ3-8, Cavendish_Baxijiao_AAA, whole genome shotgun sequence, one genomic window encodes:
- the LOC103994832 gene encoding uncharacterized protein LOC103994832 codes for MLFVTSFLECEFLAPAFDEAGEPRGPRLQPTVKKLPTGPIEEPTSPDWTRRSNAAEGMPRWLSFTVFRDRCHRRAFLAAGLRPSATALADGATVHCWVPARPDPSRSPLLLLHGFGATAIWQWSAHLRPLLGAGFDLYVPDLLFFGVSAAPGPDRSESYQAQCIMAAMEAAGVRRFGLVGVSYGGFVAYRMAAMYPTAVERVVLCCAGVCLEERDLAAGLFVVSDLREAIEILLPQRPEKLRQLVRLSFVRPQLVMPSVFLRDYIQVMCKDYVKEKTELIQAVFNERKHSDLPKINQPTLIFWGEQDQIFPLELAHRLQRHLGDNSQLAVISNAGHAVNLEKPKELCEHIIAFFLDSPQGSHNGQDVPSPNSQKNINFNQD; via the exons ATGCTCTTCGTGACGTCATTCTTGGAATGTGAATTCCTGGCCCCTGCCTTCGACGAGGCAGGGGAGCCTCGCGGGCCTCGCTTGCAACCAACGGTCAAAAAACTTCCAACGGGACCAATTGAAGAACCAACCTCCCCCGACTGGACACGGAGGTCCAACGCAGCCGAGGGGATGCCGCGGTGGCTCAGCTTCACCGTCTTCCGGGACCGGTGTCACCGCCGCGCCTTCCTCGCTGCCGGCCTCCGTCCCTCCGCCACAGCCCTCGCGGACGGCGCCACGGTCCATTGTTGGGTCCCCGCCCGCCCGGACCCCTCTCGCTCCCCGCTCCTCCTTCTCCACGGCTTCGGCGCCACCGCCATTTGGCAGTGGTCCGCACACCTACGCCCCCTCCTCGGAGCCGGATTCGACCTCTACGTCCCCGATCTTCTCTTCTTCGGCGTCTCCGCCGCGCCCGGTCCCGACAGGTCCGAATCATACCAGGCCCAATGCATCATGGCCGCCATGGAGGCAGCCGGCGTTCGGCGATTCGGCCTCGTGGGGGTGAGCTACGGCGGGTTTGTGGCTTATCGGATGGCGGCGATGTACCCGACGGCGGTGGAACGGGTGGTGCTCTGCTGCGCCGGCGTGTGCCTTGAGGAGCGCGACCTTGCGGCGGGGCTTTTCGTCGTGTCGGACTTGCGGGAGGCGATAGAGATCCTGCTGCCCCAGCGGCCGGAAAAACTGCGGCAGCTCGTCCGACTGTCCTTCGTCCGGCCGCAGCTCGTGATGCCGTCCGTCTTCCTCCGGGATTACATACAG GTGATGTGCAAAGATTATGTGAAAGAGAAGACAGAGTTGATCCAAGCCGTATTCAATGAAAGGAAACATTCGGACCTTCCAAAGATAAACCAG CCAACCTTGATATTTTGGGGCGAGCAAGATCAGATTTTTCCATTAGAATTGGCTCACAGATTACAGAG GCATTTAGGGGATAATTCTCAATTGGCAGTCATCAGCAATGCTGGGCATGCCGTGAATCTTGAGAAGCCTAAAGAGCTTTGTGAGCATATAATTGCATTCTTTCTTGATTCTCCCCAGGGAAGTCACAACGGCCAGGACGTACCATCTCCAAACTCTCAGAAAAACATAAATTTCAATCAGGATTAA
- the LOC135644433 gene encoding signal peptidase complex-like protein DTM1 isoform X1 — protein sequence MRLDAALQKGMVVIVAAVVVVGVCTFSLEKMLATYAVGIVGIAGILLPDWEFFHQDFPQWFAFMRARRATAVAAAAGRCPASWRFRLYRLSSALITLIYAVGLFRWWMFVSS from the exons ATGAGGCTGGACGCGGCGCTGCAGAAGGGCATGGTGGTGATCGTGGCGGCGGTGGTCGTCGTCGGGGTCTGCACCTTCTCCCTGGAGAAGATGCTCGCCACTTACGCCGTCGGGATTGTGGGGATCGCCGGGATCCTCTTGCCGGACTGGGAGTTCTTCCATCAGGACTTCCCGCAGTGGTTCGCGTTCATGCGTGCTCGTAGAGCTACCGCCGTCGCCGCTGCCGCCGGTCGCTGTCCCGCAAGCTGGAG ATTTCGATTGTATCGTCTGAGCTCCGCACTAATTACCCTGATCTATGCCGTTGGTCTCTTCCGGTGGTGGATGTTCGTCTCAAGCTAG
- the LOC135644433 gene encoding signal peptidase complex-like protein DTM1 isoform X2 — translation MRLDAALQKGMVVIVAAVVVVGVCTFSLEKMLATYAVGIVGIAGILLPDWEFFHQDFPQWFAFMRARRATAVAAAAGRCPASWRFSSYFDCIV, via the exons ATGAGGCTGGACGCGGCGCTGCAGAAGGGCATGGTGGTGATCGTGGCGGCGGTGGTCGTCGTCGGGGTCTGCACCTTCTCCCTGGAGAAGATGCTCGCCACTTACGCCGTCGGGATTGTGGGGATCGCCGGGATCCTCTTGCCGGACTGGGAGTTCTTCCATCAGGACTTCCCGCAGTGGTTCGCGTTCATGCGTGCTCGTAGAGCTACCGCCGTCGCCGCTGCCGCCGGTCGCTGTCCCGCAAGCTGGAGGTTTAGTTCTT ATTTCGATTGTATCGTCTGA